One window from the genome of Halostella litorea encodes:
- a CDS encoding ATPase domain-containing protein produces the protein MDSDVTGRVGTGIADLDAVLNGGLVPGRAYTVRGEPGTGKSILGMHFLTAAPDDAALYINLEESTANVRENAASLGIDLSDVAFCDLSPESDYFRDNRSYDLFDPDEVEGEAVSDRIGEAIEATDPDRVFLDPATHLRQFAADESRFRKEMASLRRFLAERDATVLFATQPTTAHSDETLQFLTDGTIELNRGSKGRTVEVTKFRGSGYRGGEHTLEISGEGMRVYPKLAPGDHDRTFKPDPISSGVPELDAMLSGGLERGTVSVISGSPGVGKTTTAAHFAAEAAARGERAALYLFEEAAETFRHRSRSIGLPVEDREADGTLETEEVEPLALSPDVFAANVRTAVEERDVEVVVIDGISGYRMSILGDETGLLRELHALCRYLRNMGVTVVLVDDIDSVTGEFQPTSRRISYLADNIVFLRYIEYQGEIRKAVGVLKKRVSDFEPTLRRFRITGDGLAIGEPLTGLRGILTGTPEWTDDDGS, from the coding sequence ATGGATTCTGACGTGACGGGCCGCGTCGGGACCGGGATCGCCGACCTCGACGCGGTCCTGAACGGCGGCCTCGTCCCGGGTCGGGCGTACACGGTCCGCGGGGAGCCCGGCACGGGGAAGTCGATCCTCGGGATGCACTTCCTGACGGCCGCGCCGGACGACGCCGCGCTGTACATCAACCTGGAGGAGTCGACGGCCAACGTCCGCGAGAACGCCGCGTCGCTCGGGATCGACCTCTCCGACGTGGCGTTTTGCGACCTGAGCCCCGAGTCGGACTACTTCCGGGACAACCGGTCGTACGACCTCTTCGACCCGGACGAGGTCGAGGGCGAGGCGGTGAGCGACCGCATCGGCGAGGCGATAGAGGCGACCGACCCGGACCGGGTGTTTCTGGACCCCGCGACCCACCTCCGGCAGTTCGCCGCCGACGAGTCCCGGTTCCGCAAGGAGATGGCGTCGCTCCGGCGGTTCCTCGCCGAGCGGGACGCGACCGTCCTCTTTGCGACCCAGCCGACCACGGCACACTCCGACGAGACGCTCCAGTTCCTCACCGACGGGACGATCGAGCTCAACCGCGGCTCGAAGGGACGCACGGTAGAGGTGACGAAGTTCCGGGGCAGCGGCTACCGGGGCGGCGAGCACACGCTCGAGATATCGGGCGAGGGGATGCGGGTCTACCCCAAGCTTGCCCCCGGCGACCACGACCGGACGTTCAAGCCGGACCCGATCTCCTCGGGCGTTCCCGAACTCGACGCGATGCTGTCAGGCGGCCTCGAACGCGGCACCGTCTCGGTCATCAGCGGCTCGCCGGGCGTCGGCAAGACGACGACCGCGGCCCACTTCGCCGCGGAGGCGGCGGCCCGCGGCGAGCGGGCGGCGCTCTACCTCTTCGAGGAGGCGGCCGAGACGTTCCGCCACCGCTCGCGGTCGATCGGCCTGCCCGTCGAGGACCGGGAGGCCGACGGCACGCTGGAGACGGAGGAGGTGGAACCCCTGGCGCTCTCGCCGGACGTGTTCGCCGCCAACGTCCGGACGGCGGTCGAGGAGCGCGACGTAGAGGTCGTCGTGATCGACGGCATCTCCGGCTACCGGATGTCGATCCTCGGCGACGAGACCGGGCTGTTGCGGGAGCTCCACGCGCTCTGTCGCTACCTCCGGAACATGGGCGTCACCGTCGTCCTCGTCGACGACATCGACTCGGTCACCGGCGAGTTCCAGCCCACGTCCCGGCGGATCAGCTACCTCGCGGACAACATCGTCTTCCTCCGGTACATCGAGTACCAGGGGGAGATCCGGAAGGCGGTCGGCGTCCTGAAAAAGCGGGTGAGCGACTTCGAGCCGACGCTCCGCCGGTTCAGGATCACCGGGGACGGGCTTGCGATCGGCGAACCGCTCACCGGGCTCCGGGGCATCCTCACGGGGACGCCGGAGTGGACGGACGACGATGGCTCGTAG
- a CDS encoding PAS domain S-box protein translates to MARSDDPAKLLAVLGDARNRELLVEWLRGTGWEVTVSETVTAGEWDLCLVDDRGLAANVDVLRARKADAAPVSLPAVLVTRDPTDVSDHPVDDQIAIPTRKRFLRRRIETLLRTRDLSVQLRSSRERYRRLVECLPEALLIVVDGRIEYANAAATDLLGAGTVKELVDRPFDRYVDVGGAGDAASLAAAATRASFEEVEIHPVAGERRLGELAAVRIVHEGRPATQVILRDLTARRERETRLRLYERALDETIQGVTIADAEQDDLPVIYANEAFTRITGYDMADVLGRNCRFLQGPDTDPDTVDRIREAIAAAEPVSVEIRNYRADGTRFWNALDVAPIRDADGDVTHYIGLQRDVTERKERERALERYETVVQTAADAIYVLDGDDTIVEVNDALTSLTGRSRGTLLGATLDAFLDPADVPACRLDPDESVTERTVEVEVATRTGKRRHCEVTVAPLPGESFHGTVGVVRDISNRRRREQQLSVLDRVLRHNLRNKMTVICGRAEMMDENTPPEEVRDHARTIQSTGEDLLSLSETARSVQSIIDEDGGGTRELDLSPLVRTTVAALRDRYPNAEIATDVPDEATVRAHDSVITALSEVVENAIVHNDSDVPRVTVEVTVGADTVAVEVADNGPGIPDSELDVLSTDLETPLEHTDRLGLWLIRWALSRSDGTISFEGNEPRGTVTRIEFGRP, encoded by the coding sequence ATGGCTCGTAGCGACGACCCGGCGAAGCTGCTGGCCGTCCTCGGCGACGCCCGGAACCGGGAACTGCTGGTCGAGTGGCTCCGGGGGACCGGCTGGGAGGTCACGGTCTCGGAGACGGTGACGGCGGGCGAGTGGGACCTCTGTCTCGTCGACGACCGGGGGCTCGCCGCCAACGTGGACGTGCTCCGGGCGCGCAAGGCGGACGCCGCGCCCGTCTCGCTGCCGGCCGTCCTCGTGACGCGTGACCCCACCGACGTCTCTGACCACCCGGTCGACGACCAGATCGCGATCCCGACGCGGAAGCGGTTCCTCCGCCGCCGCATCGAGACGCTCCTGCGGACGCGTGACCTCTCGGTCCAGCTGCGGTCCAGCCGCGAACGGTACCGCCGGCTCGTCGAGTGTCTCCCGGAGGCGCTTTTGATCGTCGTCGACGGGCGGATCGAGTACGCGAACGCCGCCGCCACCGACCTCCTCGGCGCGGGGACCGTCAAGGAACTCGTCGACCGGCCGTTCGACCGATACGTCGACGTCGGCGGGGCTGGGGACGCCGCGTCGCTGGCCGCCGCCGCCACGCGGGCGTCCTTCGAGGAGGTCGAGATCCACCCCGTTGCCGGCGAGCGGCGGCTGGGCGAACTCGCCGCGGTCCGGATCGTCCACGAGGGCCGGCCGGCGACGCAGGTCATCCTCCGGGACCTGACCGCCCGACGCGAGCGCGAGACGCGCCTCCGGCTGTACGAGCGCGCGCTCGACGAGACGATTCAGGGCGTCACCATCGCGGACGCCGAGCAGGACGACCTGCCGGTCATCTACGCGAACGAGGCGTTCACCCGGATCACGGGGTACGACATGGCGGACGTCCTCGGGCGCAACTGCCGGTTCCTCCAGGGGCCGGACACCGACCCGGACACCGTCGACCGCATCCGCGAGGCGATAGCGGCCGCGGAGCCGGTCTCCGTCGAGATCCGCAACTACCGGGCGGACGGCACCCGGTTCTGGAACGCGCTCGACGTCGCGCCGATACGGGACGCGGACGGCGACGTGACCCACTACATCGGCCTCCAGCGTGACGTGACGGAGCGAAAGGAACGCGAGCGGGCGCTGGAGCGCTACGAGACCGTCGTCCAGACGGCCGCCGACGCCATCTACGTCCTCGACGGCGACGACACGATAGTCGAGGTCAACGACGCGCTGACCTCTCTCACCGGCCGGTCGCGGGGGACGCTCCTCGGGGCGACGCTCGACGCGTTCCTCGACCCGGCCGACGTCCCCGCCTGCCGGCTGGACCCCGACGAGTCCGTCACCGAGCGGACGGTCGAGGTCGAAGTCGCCACCCGGACGGGGAAACGGCGGCACTGCGAGGTGACCGTTGCCCCGCTCCCCGGCGAGTCGTTCCACGGGACCGTCGGCGTGGTCCGGGACATCTCGAACCGCCGGCGGCGCGAGCAGCAACTCTCCGTCCTCGACCGGGTGCTGCGACACAACCTCCGGAACAAGATGACGGTGATCTGCGGGCGGGCCGAGATGATGGACGAGAACACCCCGCCCGAGGAGGTCCGCGACCACGCCAGGACGATCCAGAGCACCGGCGAGGACCTGCTCTCGCTCAGCGAGACTGCCCGGTCGGTCCAGTCGATCATCGACGAGGACGGGGGCGGGACCCGCGAACTCGACCTGTCGCCGCTCGTCCGGACCACGGTCGCGGCGTTGCGGGACCGCTATCCGAACGCCGAGATCGCGACCGACGTCCCCGACGAGGCGACCGTGCGTGCCCACGACTCGGTCATCACCGCGCTGAGCGAGGTCGTCGAGAACGCGATCGTCCACAACGACAGCGACGTCCCCCGCGTCACCGTGGAGGTGACGGTGGGGGCCGACACGGTCGCCGTCGAGGTCGCCGACAACGGGCCGGGGATCCCCGACAGCGAACTCGACGTGCTGTCCACGGACCTCGAGACGCCGCTCGAACACACCGACCGCCTTGGGCTCTGGCTCATCCGTTGGGCGCTCAGCCGCTCCGACGGCACCATCTCCTTCGAGGGGAACGAGCCCCGGGGCACGGTCACGCGGATCGAGTTCGGGAGGCCGTAA
- a CDS encoding geranylgeranyl reductase family protein yields the protein MYDFVVVGAGPAGSRFARRAAEAGHDVLALEQGTVGEPLACSGHVSTDVWDFTAPDARDDLLQNEIVGARFHVGGPGSDAHRFYKQEAVSNVIDRVGLDRHLAGLARDAGADLREEHTVTAVDEYHDRVEVTARGPDGTETFAARMVAGCDGPRSRVRDELHLSEPDELLHGVLGFDAAADDGEFVDVHLTAPRFFAWRIPRGNAGVEYGLAAPPGDDVGARFDALVEAYGVDPHRRCSGAIPVGPPDRVTSTRGFLLGDAAAQTKPFTGGGILYGMTCADHAVRTVDPTEPSTLQAYERAWRDELSREIRLGHWLRRAYSLPEPVQHAGLRALSGEIGVHMDRPTSVFSREHLRTLLS from the coding sequence ATGTACGACTTCGTCGTCGTCGGCGCCGGCCCCGCCGGGTCGCGGTTCGCCCGCCGGGCCGCCGAGGCGGGCCACGACGTGCTGGCGCTGGAGCAGGGGACGGTCGGCGAGCCGCTGGCCTGTTCCGGGCACGTCAGCACCGACGTCTGGGACTTCACCGCCCCGGACGCGCGCGACGACCTCCTCCAGAACGAGATCGTGGGCGCGCGCTTCCACGTCGGCGGCCCCGGCAGCGACGCGCACCGCTTCTACAAGCAGGAGGCCGTGTCGAACGTCATCGACCGCGTGGGGCTGGACCGCCACCTCGCGGGGCTGGCGCGGGACGCGGGCGCTGACCTGCGCGAGGAACACACCGTCACCGCCGTCGACGAGTACCACGACCGCGTGGAGGTGACGGCGCGCGGGCCGGACGGCACGGAGACGTTCGCGGCGCGGATGGTCGCCGGCTGCGACGGCCCGCGGTCGCGCGTCCGGGACGAACTCCACCTGTCGGAGCCGGACGAACTGCTCCACGGCGTGCTGGGGTTCGACGCCGCGGCCGACGACGGCGAGTTCGTCGACGTCCACCTCACCGCGCCGCGCTTTTTCGCGTGGCGCATCCCGCGGGGGAACGCCGGCGTGGAGTACGGGCTTGCGGCCCCGCCGGGCGACGACGTGGGCGCGCGGTTCGACGCGCTGGTCGAGGCGTACGGCGTCGACCCGCACCGCCGCTGTTCGGGTGCGATCCCGGTCGGCCCGCCGGATCGCGTGACGAGCACGCGGGGGTTCCTGCTCGGCGACGCGGCGGCCCAGACCAAGCCCTTCACCGGCGGCGGGATCCTCTATGGGATGACCTGCGCGGACCACGCCGTCCGGACGGTCGACCCGACCGAGCCGTCGACGCTGCAGGCCTACGAGCGGGCCTGGCGGGACGAGCTATCGCGGGAGATACGGCTGGGCCACTGGCTCCGCCGGGCGTACTCGCTCCCGGAGCCGGTCCAGCACGCGGGGCTGCGGGCGCTCTCGGGGGAGATCGGCGTCCACATGGACCGGCCCACGTCGGTGTTCTCGCGGGAGCACCTCCGGACGCTGCTCTCGTAG
- a CDS encoding WD40/YVTN/BNR-like repeat-containing protein, with protein MTTVYAAMRDALVVAEREGAEWIDARRLDGYDLECVDASQAVPDRAFVGTFGDGLHRTTDGGESFERVGADAIDQDAVLSVAVSPHDPDVVYAGTEPSRLYRSTDGGDSWTRVGGLTDLPSAGEWSFPPRPDTHHVRWVEPDPHDADRLYVGIEAGALVLTEDGGETWQERPPGSRRDNHTLATHPDAPDRAWSAAGDGYAETRDGGETWDHPQDGLDHRYCWSLALDPADPETVLLSAASGASAAHTASRAESYLYRKRGGSWERLDGFPAGEGVVRAVLASGTAAGECFAATNRGLYRTPDAGDGWERVPVPWERFDGDTCRGLVVVD; from the coding sequence ATGACGACCGTGTACGCCGCGATGCGGGACGCCCTCGTGGTCGCCGAACGGGAGGGCGCGGAGTGGATCGACGCCCGTCGACTGGACGGGTACGACCTGGAGTGCGTCGACGCGTCGCAGGCGGTCCCCGACAGGGCGTTCGTCGGCACGTTCGGCGACGGGCTCCACCGGACGACCGACGGCGGCGAGTCGTTCGAGCGCGTCGGCGCGGACGCCATCGATCAGGACGCCGTCCTCTCGGTGGCCGTCTCGCCACACGACCCCGACGTCGTGTACGCCGGAACCGAGCCGTCGCGGCTCTACCGCTCGACGGACGGCGGCGACTCGTGGACGCGCGTCGGCGGCCTGACCGACCTGCCGTCGGCCGGCGAGTGGTCGTTCCCGCCGCGGCCGGACACGCACCACGTCCGGTGGGTCGAGCCGGACCCCCACGACGCCGACCGGCTGTACGTCGGCATCGAGGCCGGCGCGCTGGTGCTCACCGAGGACGGCGGCGAGACGTGGCAGGAACGTCCACCGGGGTCGCGCCGCGACAACCACACGCTTGCGACGCATCCCGACGCGCCGGACCGCGCCTGGAGCGCCGCGGGCGACGGCTACGCCGAGACGCGCGACGGCGGCGAGACCTGGGACCACCCGCAGGACGGCCTCGACCACCGCTACTGCTGGAGCCTCGCGCTGGACCCGGCCGACCCCGAGACGGTGCTCCTGTCGGCCGCCAGCGGCGCGTCGGCGGCCCACACCGCGTCGCGGGCGGAGTCGTACCTCTACCGCAAGCGCGGCGGCTCGTGGGAGCGGCTCGACGGGTTCCCCGCGGGCGAGGGCGTCGTCCGCGCGGTGCTGGCGTCGGGCACGGCGGCCGGCGAGTGCTTCGCGGCGACGAACCGCGGGCTCTACCGCACGCCGGACGCGGGCGACGGCTGGGAGCGCGTCCCCGTGCCGTGGGAGCGGTTCGACGGGGACACCTGCCGCGGCCTGGTCGTCGTCGACTGA